In Brevinematales bacterium, the following are encoded in one genomic region:
- a CDS encoding nucleotidyltransferase family protein → MNREEILSILHAHRGELRELGLKRIGVFGSSARNEASEDSDIDMMAEFEQDKLSYRNYMKLYDFLIEITRRKIDLLTPGGVSPYIKPYIDKEIVYEEL, encoded by the coding sequence ATGAACAGAGAGGAAATCCTATCCATCCTTCATGCGCACCGGGGGGAACTGAGGGAACTCGGGCTGAAACGAATCGGGGTGTTCGGTTCGTCGGCGCGGAACGAAGCGTCGGAGGACAGCGATATCGACATGATGGCCGAGTTCGAACAAGATAAACTCAGTTACCGCAATTATATGAAACTGTACGATTTTTTGATAGAGATTACACGGCGGAAAATCGATTTATTAACCCCCGGCGGAGTCAGCCCCTATATCAAGCCGTATATCGATAAGGAAATTGTGTATGAAGAATTATAA
- a CDS encoding DUF86 domain-containing protein, translating into MKNYKEFLHHIFEETEYLLKECQSLTFNTFFTNDTLKRAFVRSLEIIGEAVKQIPDEIKEAYSNIEWKNLAGLRDVLIHHYFGVDFNLVWDCIGPN; encoded by the coding sequence ATGAAGAATTATAAGGAATTCCTACATCATATCTTTGAAGAAACCGAGTATCTATTAAAAGAATGTCAGAGTTTAACTTTCAATACATTTTTTACCAATGATACTTTAAAGAGAGCTTTCGTAAGAAGTTTGGAAATAATCGGGGAAGCGGTTAAGCAAATCCCCGATGAAATCAAAGAAGCATATTCAAATATCGAATGGAAAAATCTTGCCGGGCTAAGGGATGTTTTAATTCATCATTATTTTGGTGTTGATTTTAATCTTGTATGGGATTG